The following are encoded in a window of Gramella sp. MT6 genomic DNA:
- the ligD gene encoding DNA ligase D: MGLEDYIKKRNFEDTPEPSGEINNENKGRFVIQRHKASRLHYDLRLEMDGVLKSWAVPKGPSMNPTDKRLAIQTEDHPIKYLSFQGTIPKGNYGAGEMKIWDEGTYKTAVDKELMKQHEEGNIKVIFSGTKLKGEFALVHTKRGKEENQWLLIKKKDSYSTDLNYDAEFYKGSTKSNTEARVRELNPRATVKPMLATIKKKIFNDPGWIFELKWDGYRMIANIENSEVSIRSRNGISYNSKFPNLVKDLELIPHDVILDGEVVVLDKKGLPLFQELQNYDSSTKGSLKFYVFDMLYLNGHSMLELPLLERKSLIPEVLEDTVITEYCDHIEGMGTAFYNKAVEAGMEGVIAKKADSTYNPGSRSEKWLKVKAHESMEALICGYTDSEGSIFGSLILGAEKDGKLTYVGNCGTGFSNSQQKELHKKMKELKTVKSPFSKDPNLKGRKANWILPELICEIIFSEWTKAGRMRHPVYKGLREDKIATEITVEQNKTEKNLPDKRSSNALEINGNLVNFTNLDKIYWPDSGLRKYDLIDYYLKISEYILPYLKDRPENLHRHPNGIKRQGFYQKDNEGLLEKWIKTTRIYSKSSDKNIEYLLCQNEASLLYMANLGCIEINPWNSRIGNLENPDYAVIDLDPSDKNSFDEVIDVALIAREILDSAAIDSCCKTSGSTGLHIYIPLDAKYTYEEARDFTKLICYFIQERTKKLTSMERAVNNRKGKIYLDYLQNRRGQTLAAPYCVRPRKGAPVSAPIEWEELKSGLKITDFNLRNMPERLEQKGDIFERILGDGIDMEAALNRLNEL, from the coding sequence ATGGGACTCGAAGATTACATCAAGAAAAGAAATTTTGAGGATACTCCTGAACCTTCTGGCGAAATCAATAACGAAAATAAGGGTCGATTCGTTATTCAAAGGCACAAAGCGAGCAGACTGCATTATGATCTTCGCCTGGAGATGGACGGTGTTTTAAAAAGCTGGGCGGTACCCAAAGGGCCGTCCATGAATCCTACAGATAAACGGTTGGCAATACAAACCGAGGATCACCCTATTAAATATTTAAGTTTTCAAGGGACTATTCCTAAGGGAAATTACGGCGCCGGTGAAATGAAGATCTGGGATGAGGGTACCTACAAAACTGCTGTGGATAAGGAATTGATGAAACAGCATGAAGAGGGAAATATCAAAGTTATTTTCTCCGGAACAAAATTAAAAGGAGAATTTGCCTTAGTTCATACAAAAAGGGGAAAGGAAGAAAATCAGTGGTTACTCATAAAGAAAAAAGATTCCTATTCTACAGATCTTAACTATGATGCAGAATTTTACAAAGGTTCTACGAAATCTAATACAGAAGCCAGGGTTAGGGAATTAAATCCCCGAGCTACCGTAAAACCTATGCTTGCAACCATAAAAAAAAAGATCTTTAATGATCCCGGTTGGATCTTTGAGTTGAAATGGGACGGGTACAGGATGATCGCCAATATTGAAAACTCTGAGGTTTCAATTCGTTCCAGAAACGGTATCTCTTATAATTCCAAATTCCCCAATCTGGTGAAAGATCTGGAATTAATTCCTCACGATGTGATCCTGGATGGGGAGGTTGTAGTATTGGATAAAAAGGGGTTGCCATTGTTCCAGGAACTTCAAAATTATGATTCTTCAACTAAAGGTAGTCTTAAATTCTATGTGTTCGATATGCTCTACCTTAATGGTCATAGTATGCTGGAACTTCCGCTTTTGGAAAGAAAAAGTCTGATTCCTGAAGTTCTTGAAGATACTGTGATCACAGAATATTGCGATCACATAGAAGGAATGGGAACAGCTTTCTATAACAAGGCTGTTGAAGCTGGAATGGAAGGTGTAATTGCGAAAAAAGCAGATTCTACGTATAACCCAGGTTCCCGGTCTGAAAAATGGTTGAAAGTAAAGGCGCATGAAAGTATGGAAGCTCTAATCTGTGGATATACAGATTCTGAAGGCTCCATTTTTGGATCCTTAATTCTCGGTGCAGAAAAGGATGGCAAGCTTACCTATGTTGGAAATTGTGGTACTGGCTTTTCTAATAGTCAGCAGAAAGAACTTCATAAAAAAATGAAGGAGCTTAAAACGGTGAAAAGTCCATTCTCTAAAGATCCGAATTTAAAAGGAAGAAAAGCGAACTGGATATTACCTGAGTTGATCTGTGAGATCATTTTTTCTGAATGGACTAAGGCAGGCAGAATGCGTCATCCTGTTTATAAAGGTCTTAGGGAAGATAAGATAGCGACGGAAATTACAGTAGAGCAGAACAAAACGGAGAAAAATCTGCCCGATAAAAGATCTTCCAATGCCTTGGAAATCAATGGTAATCTGGTAAATTTTACTAACCTCGATAAAATATACTGGCCAGATTCAGGTTTACGCAAGTATGATCTGATAGATTACTATCTAAAGATTTCAGAATATATTCTACCTTATCTTAAAGACAGACCCGAGAATCTGCATCGACATCCTAATGGCATTAAACGCCAGGGATTCTACCAGAAGGATAATGAAGGACTTCTGGAAAAGTGGATTAAAACAACCAGGATCTACTCAAAATCCTCAGATAAGAATATCGAATATCTTCTATGCCAGAATGAGGCCAGCCTTTTGTATATGGCAAATTTAGGTTGTATAGAGATTAATCCCTGGAATTCTAGAATTGGCAATCTGGAAAATCCTGATTATGCGGTCATAGACCTGGACCCTTCAGATAAGAATTCATTTGATGAAGTGATAGACGTAGCTTTAATTGCCCGGGAAATACTTGATTCCGCTGCAATTGATTCTTGTTGTAAAACTTCAGGTTCTACAGGACTTCATATCTATATACCTCTTGACGCCAAGTATACTTATGAAGAAGCTCGGGATTTCACTAAACTTATCTGCTACTTTATTCAGGAAAGAACAAAAAAGCTTACCAGCATGGAACGCGCGGTGAACAACCGGAAGGGTAAAATTTATCTTGATTATCTACAGAACAGACGTGGGCAGACTTTAGCTGCTCCTTATTGTGTGAGACCCAGGAAAGGTGCTCCTGTTTCTGCACCCATCGAATGGGAGGAGTTAAAATCAGGCTTGAAGATCACAGATTTTAATCTTAGAAACATGCCGGAAAGGTTAGAGCAGAAGGGAGATATTTTTGAGAGGATACTTGGTGATGGAATTGATATGGAAGCTGCCCTGAATAGGCTGAATGAGCTCTAG
- a CDS encoding Ku protein yields MRSIWNGSISFGLVSIPVKLYSGSEDRKLDLDMLDRRDTGRIRYKRVNEDTGKEVEWKDIVKGFKQEDGYVVLEKEDFEKANMKKSKTIDIEEFIDEEAVADVLFKKPYFLEPQKDGKKSYNLLRDALKKTEKLGVATFVMRQKEHLSLVGVYKNALVLHVIRFADEIRDPGDLKLSKTKVTKKEVDMAVSLIDQYTTDFDFKKYKDIYNDQLMKIINSKATGKKAKVEEFESKPTPAKDLMSQLKASLEKKKKGKAS; encoded by the coding sequence ATGAGATCGATCTGGAATGGCTCAATAAGTTTCGGACTGGTTTCTATACCAGTAAAACTTTACTCAGGTTCTGAAGACAGAAAACTCGACCTGGATATGTTAGACAGGCGCGATACCGGCCGAATAAGGTATAAAAGAGTTAATGAAGATACCGGTAAGGAAGTAGAATGGAAAGATATTGTAAAAGGCTTTAAACAGGAAGATGGTTATGTAGTCCTGGAGAAAGAGGATTTTGAAAAGGCCAATATGAAGAAGAGTAAAACCATCGATATAGAAGAATTTATTGATGAGGAGGCAGTTGCCGATGTTCTTTTTAAAAAGCCTTATTTCCTGGAACCTCAAAAGGATGGAAAGAAATCTTATAATCTCTTACGTGATGCTCTAAAAAAAACTGAAAAACTTGGTGTAGCCACATTTGTTATGCGGCAAAAGGAGCACTTAAGTCTTGTTGGAGTTTATAAAAATGCCCTGGTCTTACATGTGATAAGATTTGCGGATGAGATCAGAGATCCAGGCGATCTCAAATTATCTAAAACAAAGGTTACAAAGAAAGAAGTGGATATGGCTGTTTCCCTTATTGATCAATACACGACCGACTTCGATTTTAAGAAGTACAAGGACATTTATAATGATCAATTAATGAAGATCATTAATTCCAAAGCAACCGGTAAAAAAGCTAAGGTGGAGGAGTTTGAAAGTAAACCTACCCCAGCAAAAGATCTTATGTCTCAACTGAAGGCCAGCCTGGAGAAAAAGAAAAAAGGTAAAGCTTCCTGA
- a CDS encoding Rho termination factor N-terminal domain-containing protein yields the protein MAKDHGPQIKNDEQYEELRDKGMSKEKAARIANDSNSGEKGGSSKKYENRTKEELYEKAKEIGIEGRSEMTKEQLIKALRNH from the coding sequence ATGGCAAAAGATCACGGACCACAGATCAAGAATGACGAGCAATACGAAGAATTACGGGATAAAGGTATGAGTAAGGAAAAGGCAGCCAGAATTGCCAATGATTCAAATTCCGGAGAAAAAGGAGGGAGTTCTAAGAAATATGAAAATAGAACCAAGGAAGAATTATATGAAAAGGCTAAGGAAATCGGGATCGAAGGGAGAAGCGAAATGACCAAAGAGCAACTTATCAAGGCCCTTAGAAACCATTAG
- a CDS encoding sodium-translocating pyrophosphatase produces the protein MEAIMIYMPAVLAIIGLIYMWVKRSWVMKQDAGDGKMKEISSHIYEGALAFLKAEYKLLTLFVIGASIALAAIAYFVPTTHYLIIVAFIFGAFFSALAGNMGMKIATQTNVRTTQAAKTSLPKALNVSFGGGTVMGLGVAGLAVLGLTGFFILFFNYFMGGEWTNTEQMTIVLETLAGFSLGAESIALFARVGGGIYTKAADVGADLVGKVEAGIPEDDPRNPATIADNVGDNVGDVAGMGADLFGSYVATVLAAMVLGNYIIKDMGGDITSEGFGGIGPILLPMAIAGAGIIISIIGTLLVRIKSNDAKEAEVQKALNIGNWVSIILVAIASYFLVTWMLPANSMTMGFFVGGQEGFEMKTISSLNVFYASLVGIIVGGVISAVTEYYTGLGKKPVMSIVQNSSTGAATNIIAGLSTGMISTFYSILLFAIAIWASYAFAGFYGVALAASAMMATTAMQLAIDAFGPIADNAGGIAEMSEQDPIVRERTDILDSVGNTTAATGKGFAIASAALTSLALFAAYVTFTGIDGINIFKAPVLAMLFVGGMVPVVFSALAMSSVGKAAMQMVREVRRQFKEIPGIMEGTGKPEYDKCVAISTEAALKEMLLPGVITIGFPILIAFLPMLFGYENMLIAEMLGGYMAGVTVSGVLWAIFQNNAGGAWDNAKKSFEAGVMINGEMTYKGSDAHKAAVTGDTVGDPFKDTSGPSMNILIKLTCLIGLVIAPILGGHTEGDIPNLDETVMVSEGTDSNLISKEVKMEKKSEDDYVTAYVVVTRTVKGEELTETFEFEGTEAEVRSKVKEIK, from the coding sequence CTCATATCTATGAAGGTGCTCTCGCCTTTTTAAAAGCAGAATATAAATTATTGACTCTTTTCGTGATAGGCGCTAGTATCGCATTGGCTGCCATCGCTTATTTTGTCCCCACTACCCACTATTTAATAATCGTAGCATTTATTTTTGGAGCCTTTTTCTCGGCCCTTGCAGGAAATATGGGGATGAAGATTGCTACCCAGACCAATGTTAGAACCACACAGGCTGCTAAAACCAGTTTGCCAAAAGCCTTAAATGTGTCTTTTGGAGGAGGAACCGTTATGGGACTTGGAGTTGCTGGTCTGGCTGTTTTAGGTCTAACCGGATTTTTTATTCTATTCTTTAATTATTTCATGGGAGGAGAATGGACCAATACAGAACAAATGACCATTGTTCTTGAAACTCTTGCGGGATTCTCCTTAGGTGCTGAATCTATAGCATTATTTGCCCGGGTAGGCGGAGGGATCTATACAAAAGCGGCAGATGTAGGAGCCGATCTAGTTGGAAAAGTTGAAGCTGGTATCCCGGAAGACGATCCAAGAAACCCTGCAACAATCGCAGATAACGTGGGAGATAACGTTGGTGATGTAGCTGGGATGGGAGCCGACCTTTTCGGTAGTTACGTAGCGACCGTTCTTGCCGCCATGGTTCTTGGAAATTATATCATCAAAGACATGGGTGGAGATATAACTTCAGAAGGTTTTGGAGGTATTGGGCCTATCCTTTTACCAATGGCTATTGCCGGTGCCGGGATCATAATTTCTATTATAGGAACCTTATTGGTAAGGATTAAATCTAATGACGCTAAGGAAGCTGAGGTTCAGAAAGCTTTGAATATTGGGAACTGGGTTTCCATTATCCTAGTGGCTATCGCAAGTTACTTTTTAGTGACCTGGATGTTACCCGCTAATTCCATGACTATGGGATTCTTTGTTGGTGGACAGGAAGGTTTCGAAATGAAAACTATAAGTTCATTAAACGTATTTTACGCTTCTCTTGTTGGTATTATCGTAGGAGGAGTAATTTCTGCAGTGACTGAATATTATACTGGGCTTGGTAAAAAACCCGTCATGAGCATTGTACAGAACTCCAGCACAGGGGCTGCAACCAATATAATCGCCGGGCTTTCTACCGGGATGATCTCAACATTTTATTCAATTTTATTATTTGCCATTGCGATCTGGGCATCTTATGCCTTTGCAGGATTTTATGGAGTTGCTTTGGCGGCTTCGGCTATGATGGCAACTACTGCAATGCAATTGGCGATCGATGCTTTTGGTCCTATTGCAGATAACGCTGGAGGAATCGCAGAAATGAGCGAGCAAGACCCAATTGTAAGAGAGCGTACAGATATTCTGGATTCTGTAGGTAATACAACCGCGGCAACCGGAAAAGGTTTCGCTATCGCTTCGGCTGCGCTTACCTCGCTGGCTTTATTCGCAGCTTATGTGACCTTTACCGGGATAGATGGGATCAATATTTTCAAAGCGCCTGTACTTGCCATGCTATTTGTGGGAGGAATGGTGCCGGTAGTTTTTTCTGCTCTTGCCATGAGCTCGGTAGGGAAAGCAGCCATGCAAATGGTGCGTGAGGTAAGACGACAATTCAAGGAAATTCCAGGAATTATGGAAGGAACCGGTAAACCGGAATACGATAAATGTGTGGCTATTTCTACGGAAGCCGCGCTGAAGGAAATGTTATTACCTGGAGTTATCACTATTGGGTTCCCAATTTTGATCGCTTTTCTACCAATGTTGTTCGGTTACGAGAATATGCTAATTGCTGAAATGCTTGGTGGATATATGGCTGGAGTGACCGTTAGCGGTGTCCTATGGGCGATTTTTCAGAATAATGCTGGTGGTGCCTGGGACAATGCCAAAAAATCTTTTGAGGCAGGTGTAATGATCAACGGTGAGATGACCTATAAAGGATCTGATGCGCATAAAGCCGCGGTTACCGGTGATACCGTTGGAGATCCTTTTAAAGATACTTCAGGGCCATCAATGAATATTCTAATAAAACTTACCTGTCTTATTGGTCTTGTGATCGCTCCAATTCTGGGAGGTCATACTGAAGGAGATATTCCTAACCTGGATGAAACAGTGATGGTTTCTGAAGGGACAGATTCAAATTTGATTTCCAAAGAAGTGAAAATGGAGAAGAAGTCTGAAGACGACTACGTGACAGCTTATGTTGTGGTGACAAGAACTGTGAAGGGTGAAGAACTTACAGAAACCTTTGAATTTGAAGGCACAGAAGCTGAAGTAAGAAGTAAAGTGAAAGAAATTAAATAA